The following are encoded in a window of Ricinus communis isolate WT05 ecotype wild-type chromosome 4, ASM1957865v1, whole genome shotgun sequence genomic DNA:
- the LOC8287915 gene encoding protein CHUP1, chloroplastic: MREENPFETKSKASKFADQNQAPKAQNTKGNSNNASKLKSSWGSHIVKGFTADKKTKSSHTTAVVTSKKLPLPNTESTNQKNPLVSSHSRVKRSLIGDLSCSVTAIQVHPHAYQNQTNHRRQSSGSRDLFLELDHLRSLLQESKEREFKLQAEVSELKRNGRLLELERELAVKKNEVDELLQRIGILESEKTVLCEQVAEMCLNSEKKHEEVLKREGNETSMGNMEMEVVELRRLNKELQMEKRNLSCRLSSMETQLASVAKASESDILAKIKAEASSLRLTNEDLCKQVEGLQMSRLNEVEELAYLRWVNSCLRDELRNSCSISSDKASGLNSAERSNDSVNSFSSNEYLEYSSAKRLNLIKKLKKWPITNEDLPNLECPDKNWVHSEELRSPRRRHSISGSKFSIEELVSSKRRQSDGFMCIKEVEKETEPLSSQKYDFEMDQRPQMFVNCIENNKIVSSLDVEKRVLRVPNPPPRPSCSMPSETKEECSVQVAPPPPPPPPPPPPPPKFSMRSSSAGVVQRAPQVVEFYHSLMKRDSRKESSNGGVCEASDVANVRSSMIGEIENRSSHLLAIKADVETQGEFVNSLIREVNNAVFQNIEDVVAFVKWLDDELGFLVDERAVLKHFEWPEKKADTLREAAFGYRDLKKLESEVSYYKDDPRMPCDVALKKMVTLSEKMERSVYNVLRTREFLMRNCNEFQIPTDWMLENGIISKIKFGSVKLAKKYMKRVATEIQSKAALEKDPALDYMLLQGVRFAFRIHQFAGGFDAETMHAFEELRNLAHLLNKK; the protein is encoded by the exons ATGAGAGAAGAAAACCCATTTGAAACCAAATCAAAAGCATCAAAATTTGCTGATCAAAATCAAGCACCAAAGGCTCAGAACACAAAAGGCAATAGCAATAATGCTTCAAAGCTTAAATCTTCATGGGGTTCACACATAGTTAAAGGTTTTACAGCGGATAAAAAGACCAAATCTTCACATACAACTGCAGTAGTTACAAGCAAGAAACTTCCATTACCAAATACAGAATCTACAAACCAGAAGAACCCCTTGGTTTCGTCTCATTCTAGGGTCAAAAGATCACTAATTGGTGATTTATCTTGCTCAGTAACAGCTATCCAAGTCCACCCACATGCATACCAGAACCAAACTAATCATCGAAGACAATCTTCAGGGTCACGAGATTTGTTTCTTGAATTAGACCATTTACGAAGCTTGCttcaagaatcaaaagaaAGGGAGTTTAAGTTACAAGCAGAGGTATCGGAGCTTAAAAGAAATGGAAGGTTATTGGAACTTGAGAGAGAACTTGCAGTGAAGAAAAATGAGGTTGATGAGCTTCTTCAAAGAATTGGGATTTtggagtctgagaaaactGTTCTTTGTGAGCAAGTGGCCGAAATGTGCTTGAATTCAGAGAAGAAACATGAAGAGGTTTTGAAAAGAGAGGGCAATGAGACTTCAATGGGGAACATGGAAATGGAAGTTGTTGAGTTGAGGCGGTTGAATAAGGAGTTACAGATGGAAAAGAGGAATCTTTCTTGCAGGTTATCTTCTATGGAGACTCAATTAGCTTCTGTTGCCAAGGCTTCTGAG AGTGACATATTAGCAAAAATTAAAGCTGAGGCATCTTCACTACGACTAACAAATGAAGATTTGTGTAAACAAGTTGAGGGTTTGCAAATGAGCAGACTAAATGAGGTAGAGGAGCTTGCATATCTGAGATGGGTAAATTCGTGTTTGAGAGATGAATTAAGGAATTCGTGCTCAATAAGTTCTGATAAAGCCTCAGGTCTAAACTCAGCGGAGAGGAGTAATGATTCTGTTAACTCATTCTCTTCTAATGAGTACTTAGAATATAGTAGCGCAAAgagattaaatttgattaagaaGTTGAAGAAATGGCCTATCACTAATGAGGATTTGCCAAACTTAGAATGCCCTGATAAAAACTGGGTTCATTCAGAGGAACTAAGAAGTCCAAGAAGAAGACATTCTATTAGTGGATCGAAGTTCAGTATAGAAGAGTTGGTATCTAGCAAGCGAAGGCAATCTGATGGTTTTATGTGTATAAAAGAAGTGGAAAAGGAAACTGAGCCTTTATCTTCTCAAAAATATGACTTTGAAATGGATCAAAGACCCCAAATGTTCGTTAACTGCATAGAGAACAATAAGATAGTGTCATCATTGGATGTGGAGAAAAGGGTTTTGCGCGTTCCAAATCCTCCTCCAAGACCCTCTTGTTCTATGCCAAGTGAAACTAAAGAGGAATGTTCAGTTCAAGTAGCACCGCCACCCCCACCACCTCCCCCTCCACCACCTCCTCCCCCAAAGTTCTCAATGAGAAGCAGTTCGGCTGGAGTAGTGCAACGAGCACCTCAAGTAGTTGAATTTTACCATTCACTAATGAAGAGGGACTCCAGAAAGGAGTCTTCAAATGGTGGTGTCTGTGAAGCCTCAGATGTTGCAAATGTTCGTAGCAGTATGATTGGTGAAATTGAAAACAGATCATCTCATTTACTTGCG ATCAAAGCAGATGTCGAAACTCAAGGAGAATTCGTCAACTCTCTGATAAGAGAGGTCAACAATGCAGTTTTCCAGAATATTGAAGATGTTGTGGCATTTGTGAAGTGGCTAGATGATGAGCTTGGCTTTCTG GTGGACGAAAGGGCAGTCCTGAAGCACTTTGAATGGCCAGAAAAGAAAGCTGATACACTGCGAGAAGCAGCATTTGGGTATAGAGATTTGAAGAAGTTGGAGTCAGAAGTGTCTTATTACAAGGATGATCCTCGAATGCCTTGTGATGTTGCACTAAAGAAAATGGTCACTTTATCTGAGAA GATGGAACGTAGTGTTTATAATGTTCTTCGAACGAGAGAATTCCTGATGCGAAATTGCAATGAATTCCAAATTCCAACGGATTGGATGCTTGAAAATGGCATTATTAGCAAG ATAAAGTTTGGCTCAGTTAAGTTGGCAAAGAAGTATATGAAGAGAGTAGCTACAGAGATTCAGTCAAAAGCAGCACTGGAGAAAGACCCTGCACTCGACTATATGCTACTTCAAGGAGTTAGGTTTGCTTTCAGAATTCATCAG TTTGCTGGAGGATTTGATGCAGAAACAATGCATGCGTTTGAGGAACTCCGCAACCTGGCTCACCTCCTCAACAAGAAGTAA
- the LOC8287917 gene encoding protein LIGHT-DEPENDENT SHORT HYPOCOTYLS 4: MSAAIAAAAAAASMGSGSSSRNHENHHQQLQQITLSPPLPPPSSSSSLPLSRYESQKRRDWNTFGQYLRNHRPPLALSRCSGAHVLEFLRYLDQFGKTKVHNQNCPFFGHPHPPAPCPCPLKQAWGSLDALIGRLRAAFEENGGLPETNPFGARAVRLYLREVRDAQAKARGIAYEKKKRKKPPQEQQQQILQSSNGYSIQIQQDGGAGGGPGGGGGGNGVSGGYTRRNMPGSRVMLNMGDLSVLN, encoded by the coding sequence ATGTCAGCTGCTATCGCCGCCGCCGCTGCCGCTGCTTCTATGGGCAGCGGTTCATCATCAAGAAATCATGAGAACCACCACCAGCAGTTGCAACAAATAACACTGTCGCCACCACTACCACCAccgtcatcatcatcatcactgCCATTGAGTCGTTATGAGTCTCAAAAGAGAAGAGACTGGAATACTTTTGGTCAATACCTGAGAAACCACAGGCCACCACTGGCACTATCCCGGTGCAGCGGTGCTCATGTTCTTGAGTTCTTAAGGTATCTTGATCAGTTTGGAAAGACCAAAGTGCATAATCAGAATTGTCCATTCTTTGGCCACCCACATCCTCCAGCTCCTTGTCCTTGCCCACTTAAGCAAGCGTGGGGTAGCCTGGACGCGCTTATCGGTCGCCTTCGAGCTGCCTTCGAGGAGAACGGTGGGCTACCTGAGACAAACCCTTTTGGTGCACGCGCTGTAAGACTGTACCTTAGGGAAGTGAGAGATGCACAGGCTAAGGCCAGAGGGATAGCctatgagaaaaagaagagaaagaagccACCACAAGAACAGCAGCAACAGATATTGCAATCTTCAAATGGTTACAGTATTCAAATTCAGCAAGATGGTGGTGCAGGTGGTGGCCCAGGAGGAGGAGGTGGCGGTAATGGTGTAAGTGGTGGTTATACCAGAAGAAACATGCCAGGTAGTAGGGTTATGCTTAACATGGGAGATTTATCTGTATTGAACTGA
- the LOC8287918 gene encoding pentatricopeptide repeat-containing protein At4g17616, with translation MASAIRKTALVSYHGSRILVERSLRRLQVLDGFCKWHHFGNSQPFSTRTQPKRLCWEGSSHGVLLRKLEVSLKDHRLNEAWVTFNDFKTLYGFPKGYVVCRLLAELSYSSDPRWLQKACNLVSQIFKEKSDLLPTETLTKLSLSFARAQMPIPASMVLRVILERENTPAVSLLRLIVFHMVKTEVGTCLASNFLIQICECLLRISANRNDHAKVIKLDTLIFNLVLEGCVRFKSSLKGQELVEWMSRTGIIADAHSVVIIAEIYEMNGLRDEIKKFKDHIDQVSAPFVCHYQQLYEVLLNLHFEFDDLDAASELVLDMNRFRGLNPNKKPKNDQKPCLVSIGSQNLRAGLKIQILPEVLQKESVIRVEHGKGLLSSKNGKLLLSNRALANFIHGYKRQGRISELTKVLLSMQKDFQTIGESSLCSDVIGACACLGWLETAHDILDDMETAGSPCSLTTYMVLLTAYRSREMFKEADALVRQLRKAGLIKNLSVEMVAFTSLLERADNSSSSLSKSDLADFIIQETREEKEVTPTVHELNSSIYFFCKAKMMGDALKIYQKMQMKGIQPTVQTFAYLVYGYSSLGSYRDITIIWGDIKRNMKNRNFLVSRDLYELLLVNFLRGGYFERVMEVAGYMKECKMYTDKWMYKSEFLKLHKNLYKCLKASDTRNEVQRKRLEFVQTFRKWVGID, from the coding sequence ATGGCTTCTGCTATCCGTAAGACTGCCTTAGTTTCATATCATGGCAGCAGAATTTTAGTTGAGAGGAGTCTTAGAAGGCTTCAAGTCTTAGATGGATTCTGTAAATGGCATCATTTTGGAAATTCTCAACCTTTTTCTACTCGTACTCAGCCTAAAAGGTTGTGTTGGGAAGGTTCCTCTCACGGTGTTCTTTTGAGAAAGCTTGAGGTTTCTTTGAAGGATCATAGATTGAATGAAGCATGGGTAACTTTTAATGACTTCAAAACCTTGTATGGCTTTCCTAAAGGCTATGTAGTGTGCAGGTTGCTCGCTGAACTTTCCTACTCTTCTGATCCTCGCTGGCTACAAAAAGCATGTAATTTAGTCtctcaaatttttaaagagAAATCAGACTTACTTCCAACTGAAACCCTGACGAAGCTTTCACTCTCTTTCGCAAGAGCGCAGATGCCTATTCCTGCATCAATGGTGTTAAGAGTGATTCTTGAGAGAGAAAATACGCCTGCAGTGAGTCTGTTGAGGTTGATTGTTTTTCACATGGTGAAGACAGAGGTTGGAACATGCCTCGCCTCCAATTTCTTGATTCAGATTTGTGAGTGTCTTCTGCGTATAAGTGCTAATAGAAATGATCATGCAAAGGTGATAAAATTAGACACTTTGATCTTTAACCTTGTTCTGGAAGGTTGTGTGAGGTTTAAGTCATCTCTGAAAGGTCAAGAGTTAGTGGAATGGATGTCGCGAACAGGTATCATAGCGGATGCACACTCAGTTGTCATCATTGCAGAGATATATGAAATGAATGGTTTGAGGGAtgagattaaaaaatttaaggatCATATTGATCAAGTATCTGCTCCTTTTGTTTGTCACTACCAGCAACTCTATGAAGTTCTATTGAACCTGCATTTTGAGTTTGATGACCTTGATGCTGCTTCCGAGCTTGTGCTAGATATGAATAGATTTCGAGGGTTGAATCCTAATAAAAAACCTAAGAATGACCAAAAGCCTTGCCTTGTTTCAATTGGATCTCAGAATCTGAGGGCTGGATTGAAGATACAAATTTTGCCTGAGGTGCTACAGAAGGAATCTGTTATCAGAGTGGAACATGGAAAAGGACTTTTAAGCTCTAAGAATGGGAAGCTTCTCCTCAGTAATAGAGCTCTAGCGAATTTCATTCATGGCTACAAGAGGCAAGGGAGAATTTCTGAGCTTACAAAGGTTTTACTGAGCATGCAAAAGGACTTTCAGACAATAGGAGAATCAAGTTTATGCTCTGACGTGATTGGTGCTTGTGCTTGTTTAGGTTGGCTGGAAACTGCTCATGACATCTTGGATGACATGGAAACAGCTGGATCACCTTGCAGCTTGACCACATATATGGTACTCTTAACAGCTTATCGTAGTAGAGAGATGTTCAAAGAAGCAGATGCCCTAGTAAGACAATTGAGGAAGGCTggtctaattaaaaatttgtcCGTTGAGATGGTTGCTTTCACCAGTCTTTTAGAAAGAGCCGATaattcatcatcatctttaAGCAAATCAGATCTGGCTGACTTCATAATTCAAGAAACAAGAGAAGAGAAGGAGGTGACTCCTACAGTCCATGAGTTAAATTCTTCTATCTATTTCTTTTGCAAGGCCAAAATGATGGGGGATGCTTTGAAGATATATCAAAAAATGCAAATGAAGGGAATCCAACCCACAGTGCAAACTTTTGCCTATCTGGTATATGGTTATTCTTCTTTGGGAAGCTATCGAGATATCACAATCATATGGGGGGATATCAAGAGAAACATGAAAAACAGAAATTTCTTGGTGAGCAGGGACCTATACGAGTTATTGCTGGTGAACTTTCTCCGAGGTGGTTACTTTGAGAGAGTAATGGAGGTTGCTGGTTACATGAAAGAATGTAAAATGTACACTGATAAGTGGATGTATAAAAGTGAGTTCCTGAAGCTTCATAAGAATCTATACAAGTGTTTGAAAGCATCAGACACAAGAAATGAGGTTCAAAGAAAGAGGCTGGAGTTTGTTCAGACATTTAGGAAATGGGTTGGCATTGATTGA
- the LOC8287905 gene encoding probable WRKY transcription factor 14 — protein sequence MCSFFGLEMDNYQGDLTDILRASGTSTGGALGQSDGPAAALSNWEFNCDPLGNLSSASALEDNSSSSRDNDNNNNNNNNVFGDPFINMRDPLLHELNNVVASGCSAYFCSTNSTDHLLSTTAGTSIDDACNFPGANSRSSHHHHKVFEEEINNNNNSNNSPCNIFSRIQISQNNSAAKLPVSPCDSPVIAAAVSPRGFKASPMVSIDMINTNTSKNCLIDNTGQMQISSPRNLGIKRRKSQAKKVVCIPAPAAANSRPSGEVVPSDLWAWRKYGQKPIKGSPYPRGYYRCSSSKGCSARKQVERSRTDPNMLVITYTSEHNHPWPTQRNALAGSTRSQPPKNNAGSSKSSPTSHPQKTTLNTKEQKESSNDTFSPSNMVAAASASVKEEIEDIHEKHIMEMEDADQFSSDGFPQSSSYRPTMPDSSQSEDFFADLGEIEADPLDLLFSQGGFSGDHEQKGSKGLDPFGLFDWSEDTNNISFEEAKRDL from the exons ATGTGCAGCTTCTTTGGCTTGGAAATGGACAACTACCAAGGTGATTTAACAGATATACTTAGAGCAAGCGGTACCAGCACTGGCGGCGCTTTAGGCCAATCGGATGGACCTGCTGCAGCTCTTTCAAACTGGGAATTCAATTGTGACCCGCTCGGTAATCTTTCTTCAGCTTCGGCTTTGGAAGataacagcagcagcagcagagataatgataataacaacaacaataataataatgtttttGGTGATCCTTTTATTAACATGAGAGATCCACTTCTTCATGAGCTCAATAACGTTGTTGCCTCCGGCTGTTCAGCCTATTTTTGCAGCACAAATTCTACAGATCATTTGCTTAGTACTACTGCTGGTACTAGTATTGATGATGCTTGTAATTTTCCTGGTGCAAATAGTAGAAGcagtcatcatcatcataaagTTTTTGAAGAGGAGataaacaataataacaatagCAATAATAGTCCTTGCAATATATTTTCAAGGATTCAGATCTCCCAGAATAATTCAGCTGCTAAGTTGCCTGTTTCTCCATGCGATTCTCCGGTGATAGCTGCTGCTGTTTCTCCCAGGGGTTTCAAGGCTTCTCCTATGGTTTCAATTGATATGATTAACACTAATACTTCAAAAAATTGCTTGATTGATAACACTGGACAGATGCAGATCTCTTCTCCGCGGAATCTGGGCATCAAGAGAAG AAAGAGTCAAGCAAAGAAGGTGGTTTGCATACCAGCACCAGCAGCTGCAAACAGTAGGCCAAGTGGAGAAGTAGTTCCTTCTGATCTGTGGGCATGGAGAAAGTATGGTCAGAAGCCTATCAAGGGTTCTCCATATCCAAG AGGGTACTATAGATGCAGTAGCTCAAAGGGTTGCTCAGCAAGAAAACAAGTGGAGCGTAGCCGAACTGATCCTAACATGCTAGTCATTACTTACACTTCTGAGCACAACCATCCATGGCCAACTCAAAGGAATGCTCTTGCTGGCTCAACAAGGTCACAGCCACCAAAGAACAATGCTGGTTCTTCGAAGAGCTCACCGACCTCTCATCCTCAAAAGACAACATTAAatacaaaagaacaaaaggaAAGCAGCAATGATACATTTTCTCCTAGTAACATGGTTGCAGCTGCCAGTGCATCAGTAAAAGAGGAGATTGAGGATATTCATGAGAAGCATATAATGGAGATGGAGGATGCCGATCAGTTCAGTAGTGATGGCTTTCCTCAGAGTAGTAGTTACAGGCCTACAATGCCAGATTCTAGTCAATCTGAAGATTTCTTTGCTGATTTGGGAGAGATAGAAGCAGACCCTCTTGATCTTTTGTTTAGTCAAGGGGGATTCAGCGGAGATCATGAGCAGAAAGGAAGCAAGGGTTTGGATCCATTTGGTCTTTTTGATTGGTCAGAAGACACCAACAACATCTCATTTGAAGAAGCCAAGAGGGATTTATAA